In one window of Ruminococcus albus AD2013 DNA:
- a CDS encoding EAL domain-containing protein yields the protein MFTWNFRYASKARLADTFQQLKLDPKNGDILIRIHTAIHLEDEAVELARYISQLIPEAHIFGTSTSATICWGKLIQNQCIISVTQMSKGTVRTAMLPTFEENGLPVTSDKLCKSVKDAVITDDTKLMLTFLTRKYLGVYNFVEKSNTFFPGVQMIGGLANTSEVSLKKFLDSGFVFNEKGWSNRAIIVAAISGKAVESFSSYATGVQALGEEREITDTFCSCILSLDGKDAAKEYRLGIGDELTDRPELTNLFPYVYSDVSDIPIFVRFSENQSLNDLFDKNEPVIKEFQSLRPERDYDEKRERICANHNVTVGKKLRRAFIYDRKVIADNRSLFRRIENFEKAETLFGYSCIARSMIYSNCVKWELSAYENSNICGCITEGEIANVSGRNTFANCSFVVSVIGEAPATQEYNSYAFSHTDSLVADNRKLLNYLYDIENKLNANEAFSAADSLKAFVQDCELKLLYSDTEELPNAAALSMDIKLNGFDRICIINVFETYAMSTVFPKAIIDLTYKNYITKCMSFAKQKGYKVYHIKDWNIAIGAPSYMYALSEFVSDMEILQRDLFETSEDYIAIVPLFSVLDGCTVENIEQAVHSARITMSSKNIQFCVRNANSDIPDEESIRERYHMVNVINYAINHDKVIPYFQGIHDNTTNTIHHYESLMRLEDENGKIYYPASFLGVARSYGLLYDSLSMRMISKVFERFKDITDKSVSINIGMRDIKNREIVEYIYDFLATVKHPENFVFEILENEDIDDYDMLVAFVDKIHDLGGQISIDDFGSGFSSLKHIASIHSDYLKIDGSIVRNCIQDEQCANLIALIAGWKKLSTHKMRIIAEFVENQEIQDLLMSYGIDYSQGYLFSKPCPEI from the coding sequence ATGTTTACATGGAATTTCAGGTATGCTTCAAAGGCGCGTCTTGCAGATACGTTCCAGCAGCTGAAGCTGGATCCTAAAAACGGAGATATACTTATAAGGATACATACTGCCATACATCTTGAGGATGAAGCGGTGGAGCTTGCTCGTTACATATCACAGCTGATACCCGAAGCACATATATTCGGCACTAGTACATCTGCCACGATATGCTGGGGCAAACTTATACAGAACCAGTGCATAATCTCTGTCACACAGATGTCGAAAGGCACCGTAAGGACAGCCATGCTTCCTACCTTTGAGGAGAATGGACTGCCTGTGACCAGCGACAAGCTCTGCAAGTCTGTAAAGGACGCTGTTATAACTGATGATACGAAGCTGATGCTGACTTTCCTGACAAGAAAGTATCTGGGCGTATATAACTTTGTTGAAAAGAGCAATACCTTCTTCCCCGGGGTGCAGATGATAGGCGGGCTTGCCAATACTTCCGAGGTGAGCCTGAAAAAGTTCCTTGATTCGGGCTTTGTTTTCAATGAGAAAGGCTGGTCAAACAGGGCTATCATCGTTGCGGCTATAAGCGGCAAGGCGGTAGAAAGTTTCAGTTCCTATGCAACAGGTGTTCAGGCACTGGGTGAGGAACGGGAGATAACCGATACTTTCTGTTCCTGCATACTTTCATTGGACGGCAAAGATGCGGCAAAGGAGTACCGTCTTGGCATAGGTGACGAACTGACTGACAGACCCGAGCTGACAAATCTTTTCCCTTACGTATATTCAGATGTAAGCGATATACCCATATTCGTTCGTTTTTCGGAAAATCAGTCACTGAACGATCTTTTTGACAAGAACGAACCTGTTATAAAGGAATTTCAGTCTTTGCGCCCCGAAAGGGATTATGACGAAAAGCGGGAACGGATATGCGCCAACCACAATGTCACTGTGGGCAAAAAGCTGAGGCGTGCGTTTATATACGACCGCAAGGTCATTGCGGATAACCGTTCGCTTTTCAGAAGGATAGAGAATTTTGAAAAGGCGGAGACACTGTTCGGATACTCCTGCATAGCACGATCGATGATATACTCAAACTGCGTAAAGTGGGAACTTTCGGCATATGAGAACTCAAATATATGCGGATGTATAACCGAGGGTGAGATAGCCAATGTGAGCGGCAGAAACACTTTTGCAAACTGCTCCTTTGTGGTTTCGGTAATAGGCGAAGCTCCAGCCACACAGGAGTATAATTCCTATGCTTTCTCACATACGGATTCATTAGTGGCTGATAACAGAAAGCTGCTGAACTATCTTTACGATATAGAAAACAAACTGAACGCAAATGAAGCTTTCTCCGCGGCGGACAGCCTGAAAGCTTTTGTACAGGACTGCGAGCTGAAGCTGCTGTATTCGGATACAGAAGAACTTCCGAATGCTGCTGCTCTGAGCATGGATATAAAACTCAACGGTTTCGACCGCATATGCATTATAAATGTATTTGAGACATACGCTATGAGCACTGTGTTCCCGAAGGCGATAATAGACCTGACCTATAAGAACTATATCACCAAGTGCATGAGTTTTGCCAAGCAGAAGGGCTATAAGGTCTACCATATCAAGGACTGGAACATCGCCATCGGTGCGCCGTCATATATGTACGCACTTTCGGAATTTGTCAGCGATATGGAGATACTGCAGAGAGATCTTTTTGAAACATCTGAGGACTATATCGCCATAGTTCCGCTTTTCAGCGTACTTGACGGCTGTACTGTAGAGAATATTGAGCAGGCTGTACATTCTGCAAGGATCACGATGTCTAGCAAGAACATACAGTTCTGCGTAAGGAATGCAAATTCCGATATACCCGATGAGGAGAGCATTCGCGAGCGGTATCATATGGTGAATGTGATAAACTACGCCATAAATCACGACAAGGTGATACCTTATTTTCAGGGGATACATGATAACACCACCAATACTATACACCACTATGAATCACTGATGAGGCTGGAGGACGAGAACGGGAAAATATATTACCCCGCAAGTTTCCTTGGGGTTGCAAGGTCTTACGGATTGCTTTATGATTCCCTCTCAATGCGCATGATATCCAAGGTATTTGAGAGATTCAAGGATATCACCGATAAAAGCGTCAGCATAAACATAGGAATGAGAGATATAAAGAACCGCGAGATAGTTGAATATATCTATGATTTTCTTGCCACGGTGAAACACCCGGAGAATTTCGTTTTCGAGATACTTGAAAACGAGGATATCGACGATTACGATATGCTTGTGGCTTTTGTTGACAAGATACATGACCTTGGCGGGCAGATATCAATTGATGATTTCGGCAGCGGTTTCTCAAGCCTGAAACATATTGCAAGCATACATTCGGATTATCTGA